The Streptomyces sp. NBC_00775 genome includes the window CTGGCACAAGGGGTACGTCGGGGGTTCACGCCCCGATCTACGGGTGCCGGTCCGCCAGGTGCACCTCACCAACGGGCAGTCCGTCACGCTGTACGACACCTCCGGCCCGTACACCGATCCGACCATCGACACCGATGTACGCAGGGGTCTGGCGCCGCTGCGCGAGAACTGGATCATCGCCCGCGGTGACACCGAGGAGTACGCGGGCCGCCCGGTCCGTCCCGAGGACGACGGGATCAAGCACACCTCACCGCGCGGGGGCCTGCGCAACCTCGACGCGGTCTTCCCGGGGCGGCCGCGTCAGCCGCGCAGGGGCCGCGCCGGAGAGGCGGTCACGCAGCTCGCGTACGCCCGGCGCGGCGAGATCACGCCCGAGATGGAGTTCGTGGCGGTCCGCGAGAACGTCGACCCCGAGGTCGTGCGCGAGGAGATCGCCGCCGGCCGCGCGGTGCTGCCTGCGAACGTGAACCACCCGGAGATCGAGCCGATGATCATCGGCAAGCGGTTCCTGGTGAAGGTCAACGCCAACATCGGCAACTCGGCCGTCACGTCCTCCATCGAGGAGGAGGTCGAGAAGATGACCTGGGCGACCCGCTGGGGCGCCGACACGGTCATGGACCTGTCCACCGGCCGCAACATCCACACCACCCGCGAGTGGGTGCTGCGCAACTCCCCCGTCCCCATCGGCACCGTGCCGCTCTACCAGGCGTTGGAGAAGGTGGACGGCCGCGCCGAGGAGCTGACCTGGGAGATCTACAAGGACACGGTCATCGAGCAGGCCGAGCAGGGTGTGGACTACATGACGGTCCACGCGGGGGTACGCCTGCCGTATGTGCCGCTCACCGCGAACCGCAAGACCGGCATCGTTTCGCGCGGCGGCTCGATCATGGCGGCCTGGTGCCTGGCGCACCACAAGGAGTCGTTCCTGTACGAGAATTTCGAGGAGCTCTGCGAGATCCTCGCGGCGTACGACGTCACGTACTCGCTCGGCGACGGGCTGCGGCCCGGGTCGATCGCGGACGCCAACGACGCAGCGCAGTTCGCGGAGTTGAGGACGCTCGGGGAACTCAACACGATCGCCAAGCGTTTCAACGTACAGACCATGATCGAGGGCCCGGGACATGTCCCGATGCACAAGATCAAGGAGAACATCGACCTTCAGCAGGAGATCTGTGATGAAGCTCCGTTCTATACGCTCGGCCCGCTGACGACGGACGTCGCGCCGGCGTACGACCACATCACCTCCGGCATCGGTGCCGCGATGATCGCCTGGTGGGGCACGGCCATGCTCTGCTATGTCACGCCCAAGGAGCACTTGGGCCTGCCCAACCGTGACGACGTCAAGACCGGCGTCATCACCTACAAGATCGCCGCCCACGCAGCCGACCTCGCCAAGGGGCA containing:
- the thiC gene encoding phosphomethylpyrimidine synthase ThiC is translated as MTNKDVRTPASSQTDGALAPAENGGVSAPTENGEAGKSIGWHKGYVGGSRPDLRVPVRQVHLTNGQSVTLYDTSGPYTDPTIDTDVRRGLAPLRENWIIARGDTEEYAGRPVRPEDDGIKHTSPRGGLRNLDAVFPGRPRQPRRGRAGEAVTQLAYARRGEITPEMEFVAVRENVDPEVVREEIAAGRAVLPANVNHPEIEPMIIGKRFLVKVNANIGNSAVTSSIEEEVEKMTWATRWGADTVMDLSTGRNIHTTREWVLRNSPVPIGTVPLYQALEKVDGRAEELTWEIYKDTVIEQAEQGVDYMTVHAGVRLPYVPLTANRKTGIVSRGGSIMAAWCLAHHKESFLYENFEELCEILAAYDVTYSLGDGLRPGSIADANDAAQFAELRTLGELNTIAKRFNVQTMIEGPGHVPMHKIKENIDLQQEICDEAPFYTLGPLTTDVAPAYDHITSGIGAAMIAWWGTAMLCYVTPKEHLGLPNRDDVKTGVITYKIAAHAADLAKGHPGAQEWDDALSDARFEFRWEDQFNLALDPDTAREFHDETLPAEPAKTAHFCSMCGPKFCSMKISQDIRREHGGSQVEIEEGMAQKSKEFAAAGNRVYLPMAD